Proteins encoded within one genomic window of Brassica rapa cultivar Chiifu-401-42 chromosome A09, CAAS_Brap_v3.01, whole genome shotgun sequence:
- the LOC103836850 gene encoding calcium-transporting ATPase 2, endoplasmic reticulum-type produces MEEEKKSLSPWSWSVDQCLKEYNTTLDKGLTTEDVQTRREKHGYNELAKEKGKPLWHLVLEQFDDTLVKILLGAAFISFVLAFLGEEHGSGSGAGFEAFVEPFVIVLILILNAVVGVWQESNAEKALEALKEMQCESAKVIRDGVVLPNIPARELVPGDVVELHVGDKVPADMRVSGLKTSTLRVEQSSLTGEAMPVLKGANLVVVNDCELQAKENMVFAGTTVVNGSCVSIVTSIGMDTEIGKIQRQIHEASLEESDTPLKKKLDEFGSRLTTSICVVCVLVWIINYKNFVSWDATDGSFKFSFEKCTYYFKIAVALAVAAIPEGLPAVITTCLALGTRKMAQKNAIVRKLPSVETLGCTTVICSDKTGTLTTNQMSATEFFTLGGKTTVTRVFSVDGTTYDPKDGGIVDWGGYEMDANLQAVAEICSVCNDAGVFYEGKLFRATGLPTEAALKVLVEKMGVPEEKNGESIQEATNDSDNGSSVKLACCDWWNKRSKRLATLEFDRVRKSMSVIVREPNGQNRLLVKGAAESILERSSYTQLADGSLVALDESSRDVILKKHSEMTSKGLRCLGLAYKDELGEFSDYTSESHPSHKKLLDPSSYSNIETNLIFVGVVGLRDPPREEVGRAIEDCREAGIRVMVITGDNKSTAEAICCEIRLFSDNEDLSQSSFTGKEFMSLPASRRSEILSKPGGKVFSRAEPRHKQEIVRMLKDMGEIVAMTGDGVNDAPALKLADIGIAMGITGTEVAKEASDMVLADDNFSTIVSAVAEGRSIYNNMKAFIRYMISSNVGEVISIFLTAALGIPECMIPVQLLWVNLVTDGPPATALGFNPADIDIMKKPPRKSDDCLIDSWVLIRYLVIGSYVGVATVGIFVLWYTQASFLGVSLITDGHTLVSFTQLQNWSECSSWGTNFTASPYTIAGGLRTVAFENNPCDYFTLGKVKPMTLSLSVLVAIEMFNSLNALSEDNSLLKMPPWRNPWLLVAMTVSFGLHCVILYVPFLANVFGIVPLSFREWFVVILVSFPVILIDEGLKFIGRWRRQRIKNKIKKTM; encoded by the exons atggaggaggagaagaagtcGTTATCGCCGTGGTCGTGGTCCGTTGACCAATGTCTGAAAGAGTACAACACAACACTAGACAAGGGCTTAACCACCGAAGATGTCCAAACCCGCCGTGAGAAACACGGTTACAACGAGCTAGCCAAGGAGAAAGGCAAGCCCTTATGGCATCTCGTATTAGAACAGTTCGACGACACCCTCGTCAAGATTCTCCTCGGCGCAGCGTTCATCTCTTTCGTTTTAGCCTTTCTAGGAGAAGAACACGGCTCAGGCTCAGGTGCAGGGTTCGAGGCCTTTGTTGAGCCCTTTGTGATCGTTTTGATTCTGATCTTAAACGCTGTGGTTGGTGTCTGGCAAGAGAGCAATGCAGAGAAAGCGCTCGAGGCTCTTAAAGAGATGCAATGCGAATCCGCAAAGGTTATCAGAGACGGAGTTGTGTTGCCGAACATCCCAGCTAGAGAGCTCGTTCCTGGAGACGTAGTCGAGTTACACGTAGGAGATAAAGTCCCTGCTGATATGCGAGTCTCCGGTTTGAAAACATCGACGCTGAGAGTCGAGCAAAGCTCCTTAACCGGAGAGGCCATGCCGGTTTTGAAAGGAGCTAACCTTGTAGTCGTTAATGATTGCGAGCTCCAAGCAAAAGAGAACATGGTGTTCGCGGGAACGACCGTTGTCAATGGAAGCTGCGTCAGCATCGTCACCAGCATCGGTATGGATACGGAGATAGGCAAGATACAGAGGCAGATCCACGAGGCGTCGCTCGAAGAGAGCGACACTCCTCTGAAGAAGAAGCTAGACGAGTTCGGGAGCAGATTGACTACTTCCATCTGCGTCGTCTGCGTCCTCGTCTGGATCATCAACTACAAGAACTTTGTCTCGTGGGACGCCACGGACGGTTCGTTCAAGTTTTCTTTCGAGAAATGCACTTACTACTTCAAAATCGCGGTGGCTCTCGCCGTGGCAGCGATCCCCGAGGGCTTACCCGCCGTGATCACGACGTGTTTAGCCCTGGGGACGAGGAAAATGGCGCAGAAGAACGCGATTGTGAGGAAGCTGCCAAGCGTGGAAACGCTCGGCTGCACGACTGTGATCTGTTCGGACAAGACAGGGACTTTGACTACTAACCAGATGTCTGCAACCGAGTTTTTCACCTTAGGCGGTAAAACAACGGTTACTCGAGTCTTTTCGGTTGATGGAACTACTTATGATCCTAAAGATGGTGGGATTGTTGACTGGGGAGGTTACGAGATGGATGCTAACTTGCAAGCTGTTGCTGAGATATGTTCGGTTTGTAATGATGCTGGAGTGTTCTATGAAGGGAAGTTGTTTAGAGCAACAGGTTTGCCTACAGAAGCAGCTTTGAAAGTTCTTGTTGAGAAGATGGGTGTTCCAGAGGAGAAGAACGGTGAGAGTATCCAGGAAGCTACAAATGATTCAGACAATGGTAGCTCAGTGAAACTAG CTTGCTGTGATTGGTGGAACAAAAGATCGAAAAGGCTTGCGACATTGGAGTTTGATCGTGTCCGTAAGTCAATGAGTGTTATCGTGCGTGAACCGAATGGACAAAACCGGCTTCTCGTTAAG GGTGCAGCTGAGAGCATACTTGAGAGAAGTTCATACACACAGCTTGCTGATGGATCCCTTGTTGCTTTAGATGAATCTAGCAGAGACGTGATACTCAAGAAACATTCTGAAATGACTTCAAAAGGGTTAAGATGTTTAGGGTTAGCTTACAAAGACGAACTAGGAGAGTTTTCAGATTACACTTCTGAATCACATCCTTCACACAAGAAGCTTTTAGACCCTTCGTCCTATTCAAACATCGAAACAAACTTAATCTTTGTTGGAGTTGTTGGTCTCAGAGATCCTCCACGTGAAGAAGTAGGAAGAGCTATTGAAGACTGCAGAGAAGCTGGAATCAGAGTGATGGTGATCACTGGAGATAACAAATCAACGGCTGAAGCTATTTGCTGTGAGATTAGATTGTTCTCAGACAATGAAGATCTTTCTCAGAGTAGCTTCACTGGCAAAGAGTTCATGTCTCTTCCTGCTTCACGGCGGTCTGAGATACTTTCCAAACCTGGAGGGAAAGTGTTTTCAAGAGCTGAGCCAAGGCATAAGCAAGAGATCGTTAGGATGCTTAAGGATATGGGAGAGATCGTTGCCATGACTGGTGATGGTGTGAATGATGCTCCTGCTTTGAAACTAGCTGACATTGGTATCGCCATGGGAATCACTGGAACCGAG GTTGCCAAAGAAGCTTCAGATATGGTTCTTGCAGATGATAACTTCAGTACTATTGTCTCAGCTGTAGCCGAGGGTCGGTCCATATACAACAACATGAAAGCTTTTATCAG GTATATGATATCATCTAACGTTGGAGAAGTCATCTCCATCTTCTTAACCGCTGCATTGGGAATACCGGAATGTATGATACCGGTTCAGCTTCTTTGGGTTAACCTGGTAACGGACGGTCCTCCAGCTACAGCCTTAGGCTTCAACCCAGCTGATATTGACATCATGAAGAAACCGCCGCGCAAAAGTGATGACTGTCTCATTGATTCATGGGTTCTTATTCGATATCTCGTGATTGGTTCTTACGTTGGAGTCGCAACCGTTGGCATCTTTGTCTTGTGGTACACGCAAGCTTCTTTCCTCGGGGTTAGCCTAATCACAGATGGACATACATTGGTTAGCTTCACTCAGTTACAGAATTGGTCTGAATGTTCTTCGTGGGGAACCAACTTCACGGCGTCTCCTTACACAATCGCTGGTGGGCTTAGGACAGTGGCGTTTGAAAACAACCCTTGTGATTACTTCACTCTAGGGAAAGTGAAACCAATGACTCTGTCTCTCTCTGTTCTTGTGGCAATTGAGATGTTTAATTCGTTGAACGCTTTGTCTGAAGACAACAGTCTCTTGAAGATGCCACCGTGGAGAAACCCTTGGCTTCTTGTGGCTATGACCGTCTCCTTTGGCCTTCATTGTGTTATCCTCTATGTTCCTTTCTTAGCTAATGTGTTTGGGATTGTGCCTTTGAGTTTCAGGGAATGGTTTGTGGTTATTCTTGTTTCTTTCCCTGTGATACTAATCGATGAAGGTCTTAAGTTCATTGGAAGATGGAGAAGacaaagaatcaagaacaagatCAAGAAGACGATGTAA
- the LOC103836849 gene encoding auxin-responsive protein SAUR32 produces the protein MGNGDKLISHWSFHIPRLHYHHNHNHHEHDHEKVPKGCLAVKVGQGEEQERFVIPVWYFNHPLFGQLLKEAEEEFGFAQKGTITIPCHVEEFRYVRGMIDRENSKFLGAYNTLGHHHHHHPHPHPHNHLIRCFKV, from the coding sequence ATGGGCAACGGAGACAAACTCATCAGTCACTGGAGCTTCCATATTCCACGCCTCCATTATCATCATAATCATAATCATCATGAGCATGATCATGAAAAGGTACCAAAAGGGTGTTTGGCAGTGAAGGtaggacaaggagaagagcaagagagatttgtgattcCCGTTTGGTATTTTAATCATCCTTTGTTTGGACAACTCTTgaaagaagctgaagaagagTTTGGATTTGCTCAAAAAGGGACAATCACGATCCCTTGTCACGTTGAAGAGTTTAGGTATGTTCGAGGAATGATCGATCGGGAAAACTCCAAATTTCTCGGTGCTTATAATACTCTTGGccatcatcaccatcaccatcctcatcctcatcctcataACCATCTCATCCGGTGTTTTAAGGTTTAA